The DNA segment TTCGGTTTCTGCGCAGTGGGGTCCTGGGGCCTTCACAATCACACTTTGGATGTTCTTGGGGTGAATTCCCTGCAGGGTCTGCAAGCACTGGCAGCGCAGTTCAGTGGCCACGGGCGCTCCTAGGGAAGAACAGACTCGCTGATTGAGCGGGGCTGTCGGCGCGGGGCGCCCACCCCAGCAGCGTCGGACCCGGGGACCCCAGGACGAGGGAACCCACCTGCTGCGCGCTGTCCAGAGGCCAccaggagcaggagcagcagcGCCACCCGCAGGAGCCGGGGATTGCTGGGGGCTGCGGAGAGCGCGGCGCGGGCCATGGGGCTCAGCAGACGGATCGGGAGGCCGTGCGAGAAGCGGGAGAGCTGGCGGGGAGGTGCCTGCGACCCGGGCTCTGTGGCTTCCCCAGATCGGCGAACCCTTTTTATGCATGCTTGAGACTGGAAAGCCCGAAGCGGCCGGGTCAGGGAAATTCCCGGAGCTCCAAATGGATCCCGAGTCCGGAAGGAAGGCGACGGCCCCGCCCCCTTGGTGGAGTGTGgaatgggtggggagggggggccACTGGTGTTGCCAGCGCGTCGCCCTCCAGAGTAACTCAAGTGGTCTCTGTGAATCTGTGATATTCACTTTCTGCCCCAAATTCTCGGAGGGGCAGTGAGGAAACCTCGCTGGAGACACAGCCTGTGAGGGGGACCTTAGCTCTCTGATGACCCCTGCTTATGGGGTAGGGTTGGAGGAAAGAGCTGGGGGGACCTGTGAGAACCAGGACAGGAAAGGCACGACTTCTTTAGAGGAAGAGAGCTTTGTCTCCTCAGTTATCAGATGTGCTGGGGACCCGGAGATAGGCGAGTTTTACCTCAGCTATCCTCTCTCCGTATAGTGTATCCTCTATGTTAAcctccctgtctctgcctctctcatttTCGGTTTAGCGTATTTCATGTACATCTAACATCAGTGCTCTCTGTGAAAGTACAGTCATCATCTCAGATTCCAGAGAAGAATGTTCTGCTTGTTCCCTTTTTGCATATTCTCTAATCACACTTAGAACATCTTCTTTACGTTTTCCATTTGGTGGCAACAGATTATCAGTACCAAAATTTGAATCCAGTATTAGTGTCAGTGGAAGCCAGGGCTGTATAGCATGACCTTTTCTTTGGTGTCCTACAtaacttcctttctccctctgaaATGTTGGAACTTCTTAAATCCCCTGGAGATCTTCTCCCTGTGGGAGGGATTCAGATTCGATCTAGAAATATGACACTGGCTGTCACTCTGAAGCTGTGGAGGGGCTGGGTCCAGCAGGCTCATGAGCTCAATGTTTCTGGTTCTGTCTTTGCATATGACACTGCAGAGTAGGTATCTGGTGTGCAAACACCATTCCCACTGAAGGATCAAACAGCTGCCTGCTGATGACATTTAAACACCAGATCATACAAAAAATCACATTCCATTTACTATAGAACTTTCTGGTCTTCAGTGTTGGGCCCTCCTTCTCTGGAAACATTTAAcagggctctttttttttctggtctggAATTTCAATCTCTTAACCTGGCCCTTTTGTCCCTTTTTCAACAGTTTTAGATAATTAATTTTGAATCGTCATTAGTTTTTAGAGGGTTTAAGTGTGGTTCTACAAGTTGCTCTCAGACGTCTCTGAGACGTGGAGTAGGATggaggagaggagacaggagtGGCAGCTGCTTGAAGCACAGGGCTCTACACAGCCCAGCTCCAGGGGTAAGAGTTCTTGCCCCTAACCACAGAGCACGCAACTCTGCTGCCGGTATTTAGTTGCAGAGTATCACCTGCAAGTTGTTAAACCTCTCTGTGCCTAGCCCAAGGTGGTTATgagaaatgagttaagatttgtAAGGGACATCATGGATTAAGTGCCTTATTCATGGTTGTTAAATCCATAAAATggactattttcatttttaaaaggctatttCTTTCCTGACATTGCCTAAACTAAAACTCAACCTGCTATGAATTctgtaaaggaaaaagaagaatctaATGGAAAGTTTTACTCCCCAGTGTTTTTCATGTTTAGAATTTTCTGTATCCCTTACTGCCACCCAACTGTCCTTAACTGTCCCTAACTGATATAAAGCAGTGTGAGTCCTTAAGAAATCAAAGCAGAACCTAGAAAGAAGAATCTTCATATAAACACCACAATCCCAGTTTCCAAAATGGTCTTGTAGTTACTGGTGCTCACAGGTATCTGTGATGTCCTTACAATAATCTTGGACAAAGGATAGAAAGGTGTGCTAAAATGTCCTGTTACTTTAAAATAGACACTATAGGTAATATATATGCTCCATTCTCTTTCAGTGATTTCCTCTCTCACATCTTGCTGACTACttaaattccttgaaagaaaggttagatacagaaaaaaacattcaCCCAGTGGAGGCCAAAATACAGTGTCCCAAATGTCTTCTGCAGTTTCAAGCTGTAATAAATGCTGCaaacttataaatgaaaaataaagttcagttaggaattttttaaaaataaaaaagttaaatgtttttaatttaggaAGGCTTTCAGAAAGGAAGACAAGTCTGTACTTTATTaggacattttttattattgagatggatCGTTGATTTATTTTGTAGACTTTCAATCACTTCATCTATAAAAAAGGAGTTGGAAGAAAAAACTTATCTTATTTATCGGAAAAGATGTACAACACAAAGGACCTATAAAAATACTTGAGTATGAGCCTAAgagaaaaaccaagaaaattaaagggaaattcaAATGTGTATTTGAAAGCAGGAAATGACATATAACCTAAAGGTTAGAAAACATGTGACTAGCTCATGTATAATTGAAAGTTTGTGTAGTTACTCCTCTTgttatcactctttttttttttggagatttgaTGGAAAACTGCCTCAGAAATATGAAAATGAttctttaaaacttgaaaaaccttttgttttctaattgttgtaatacatgttcattttataaaaactagaaaaatcagCAAGACATGAAGAGTTCATTTTCTCTAAATCTATTCACTTTTGTCTATGAAACAAACTTTAACAGGTCActaaaaatttgtttgtttttcttcagaaaacaTAAGGTAAATGATAAGAGCTCACAAGATTCTGGGTAAATATGGAACACACTGCTTTTTTATTTAGTAGCTTCATACTATGGGCAAGTTAATAAACGTCTGCACCACAGACAAGgggcaaataatttattttatgctcTTCTAAGCGTTTTGCAAATATTGACTCATTCAATCTTCCAAACAATACTGTGAAGTAGATATAAATTGTTATTGGTATGGAACTTAATGGTTACAAACAAAGGAAATGAGGTTCAGAGATATTAAGTCACTTGCTTAACTTCACACATCCTTGCGGCTGGAAATCAAACCCAGAGAAAATGACTCTTAACCATTAAACTATGGTAAAAATGCACTATGGTTTATAATTAGTACtttaaaggaaaggaaggattttttaaaatgtatttgtttttaacctAGTTGAATGgcttaaatttacatattttaaaatgaaaataaatcaatatgatAATCTATCTTTGTAGTTTTGTTTCACTAACTGTGTAACTCTCTCCTGTGGCATTGATACAGCTCATTATCTTCACTTAAGGTGCCCAAattctgaagaataaaataatcactTTTCCAAGCAGAAAGCTGACAAACTACTTcttaaaaaaatgatgaaggcAAACATCTTCAGTGTGATATCATATGGATATCATGTACCGGCTTGATATGATGTCATAAGAATTGCATAAGCAGGATGCCTCTTTGGTACGACTTCCAAAAATTCATCACCCAAATCTAGTCATGATAAAAAACTTTCTTCAAACTCATGCTGAAGAGTCTTAAAGCTGATCAGTGTTCTTCAAAACTATCAAGGTCATGAAAcaataaaagactgaaaaagcaTCACAGTCCAGAGGAAACTGGAGACGTGACAACTCATTGCTGTGTGGTAGTTTGGATAGGATCCTGGGACAGAAAGAAGACGTTAATGAAAAAACTGGTGAAACGCAACTCAGTCTGGAGTTTAGTTAAAAGTAACGTGTCATTGGTGGTTTCTTAGCTTTGACAGGTGTTCCGTGGTGTTGTAAATGGTTCACTGTCGAGGAAGCAGGATGAAGGACACACAGACAATTACGATCTTTGCCATGTTTGTGAATTGAAAATTGTTCCGAAATAAGttcatttatttctaagtttatttttctaaatccaTTTAGAATACcaccaaaagaaattaaagcacGTGCAAGTTTTACCTGCTAGCTTTCTAGACaggaaattgaatttttatttagtatatatttgctcaaatatgaaaattcaaaatatctggTGCCGACTTTGACAGTTCATCATGATTCATAGAGTTGCTTTTCCTTCAGCATTATGTTGTCCAGATCTCTCCTGTAGTTCTAATaactgaagaaaataagaaagtgttTCTATCATGGTCTCCAGACCCAACACAAGAAGAGCGCCAAGAgaataaagcaaatgaaacatGTCAAGACCCAGTGGACGTTTCCAGGTTATGCAGAACTTGACTCCTGAGGAAAATGTCATCAAAatcacttgtttttgtaaatgaagtatAAAGCAGAGGATTTGTTGTTggtaggtggtggtggtggtgtttttc comes from the Papio anubis isolate 15944 unplaced genomic scaffold, Panubis1.0 scaffold813, whole genome shotgun sequence genome and includes:
- the LOC101024554 gene encoding growth-regulated alpha protein-like, with amino-acid sequence MARAALSAAPSNPRLLRVALLLLLLVASGQRAAGAPVATELRCQCLQTLQGIHPKNIQSVIVKAPGPHCAETEVIATLKNGQKACLNPASPMVQKIIEKILNK